One genomic segment of Kiritimatiella glycovorans includes these proteins:
- a CDS encoding HisA/HisF-related TIM barrel protein has protein sequence MKDEWKIGPHKFSSRLILGTGKFADGDSMCAAVRASAAELITVALRRFNREKTEDDLYAPLASLEGIALMPNTSGARDADEACRAARLGRELSGSDIVKLEIHPNPHHLMPDPVETLAAAERLVKEGFHVMPYIAADPVLAKRLEEAGCASVMPLGAAIGSGQGLTTMAMVRLIVRESRIPVIVDAGLRAPSEAAAALEAGCDAVLVNSAVAAAEDPAAMAAAFADAVRAGRAARRAGLMAQGASAEATSPLTSFLGAEHRDE, from the coding sequence ATGAAGGATGAATGGAAAATCGGGCCTCACAAGTTCAGTTCGCGCCTGATCCTCGGCACGGGGAAGTTCGCGGACGGCGACAGCATGTGCGCCGCGGTGCGCGCCTCGGCCGCGGAACTGATCACCGTGGCGCTGCGCAGGTTCAATCGGGAGAAGACGGAGGACGATCTCTATGCGCCGCTCGCGTCCCTCGAAGGCATCGCGCTGATGCCGAACACCTCCGGCGCGCGGGACGCGGACGAGGCGTGCCGCGCGGCCCGGCTGGGGCGCGAGCTGAGCGGCAGCGATATCGTCAAGCTCGAGATCCATCCCAATCCGCACCACCTCATGCCCGATCCCGTCGAGACGCTGGCCGCGGCGGAAAGGCTCGTGAAGGAAGGCTTCCACGTGATGCCCTACATCGCGGCCGACCCCGTGCTGGCCAAGCGGCTGGAGGAGGCGGGCTGCGCCTCCGTGATGCCCCTCGGCGCCGCGATCGGGTCCGGGCAGGGATTGACGACGATGGCCATGGTGCGGCTGATCGTCCGCGAGAGCCGGATTCCGGTCATCGTGGATGCCGGGTTGCGCGCGCCGTCGGAAGCTGCCGCCGCACTGGAGGCGGGCTGCGACGCCGTACTGGTGAACAGCGCGGTCGCCGCGGCGGAGGACCCCGCCGCGATGGCGGCGGCCTTCGCGGACGCCGTGCGCGCCGGCCGCGCGGCGCGCCGCGCCGGCCTCATGGCGCAGGGCGCCTCGGCGGAAGCGACCAGTCCTCTGACCTCGTTTCTCGGGGCGGAGCACAGGGACGAATGA
- the thiS gene encoding sulfur carrier protein ThiS: MHLTVNGESWEMKDGATAEELVRAFGAAERRVAVLRNGEVVPSAERASTVLEDGDGVEILVFAGGG; the protein is encoded by the coding sequence ATGCACCTGACGGTGAACGGCGAATCGTGGGAGATGAAGGACGGAGCGACCGCAGAGGAGCTGGTGCGCGCCTTCGGCGCCGCCGAACGCCGTGTGGCCGTGCTGCGCAACGGCGAAGTCGTGCCCTCCGCCGAGCGGGCTTCGACCGTGCTGGAAGATGGCGACGGCGTCGAGATTCTCGTGTTCGCCGGGGGCGGGTAG
- a CDS encoding Mut7-C RNAse domain-containing protein, with protein MGQNRRRPNNSPPENEAVFRFYEELNDFLPPESRKRDIRYAFGGRPGIKDPLEALGVPHTEVDLILVNGISRGFDYRLCDGDRVSVYPVFESLDLAPLIRLRPGPLRRTRFVLDVHLGKLARYLRLLGFDTLYRNDYGDPELVRISVEEGRILLTRDRRLLFHRAVTRGYWVRSTRPERQVREVVRRFDLAARIKPFHRCAVCNGIIEPVAKGEIAHRLQPLTRKYHRDFSRCRSCGKIYWKGSHYERLLERLEIGH; from the coding sequence ATGGGTCAGAACAGACGTCGTCCTAATAACAGTCCGCCCGAGAACGAGGCCGTTTTTCGTTTCTACGAGGAACTGAACGACTTCCTTCCGCCGGAGAGCCGGAAGCGCGATATCCGGTATGCGTTCGGCGGCCGGCCGGGGATCAAAGATCCCCTTGAGGCGCTCGGAGTGCCTCATACGGAAGTCGATCTGATCCTCGTGAACGGAATTTCCCGGGGCTTCGACTACCGGCTGTGCGACGGCGACCGCGTCTCGGTGTACCCGGTCTTCGAGTCGCTGGACCTCGCGCCTCTGATCCGCCTCCGGCCGGGACCTTTGCGGCGGACGCGTTTCGTCCTCGATGTCCACCTCGGCAAACTGGCGCGGTACCTTCGCTTGCTGGGGTTTGACACCCTTTACCGAAACGACTACGGCGACCCTGAACTCGTACGCATCTCTGTCGAAGAGGGGCGGATTCTTCTGACGCGCGATCGCCGGCTGCTTTTTCACCGCGCCGTGACCCGCGGGTACTGGGTGCGATCCACGCGGCCCGAGCGGCAGGTCCGCGAAGTGGTGCGCCGTTTCGACCTTGCCGCGCGGATCAAGCCTTTCCACCGCTGCGCCGTCTGCAACGGGATCATCGAACCCGTGGCCAAAGGAGAAATCGCCCATCGTCTGCAACCGCTCACCCGGAAGTATCACCGGGACTTCTCGCGCTGCCGGTCCTGCGGAAAGATCTACTGGAAGGGCTCGCATTACGAACGGCTTCTGGAAAGGCTGGAGATCGGCCATTAG
- a CDS encoding nucleotidyl transferase AbiEii/AbiGii toxin family protein, which produces MNCCAVNTMEVQPDFRDLLELLNAHKVEYLIVGGYALAFHGAPRFTGDIDVFVRPAPENAERILSALVAFGFQSSDLDTEDFQKPEKVVQLGVPPVRVDLITSISGVTWEEVQAHKELGVFGDVPVAYIGRSEFVANKRASGRQKDLADLEALGEA; this is translated from the coding sequence TTGAACTGCTGCGCCGTCAATACCATGGAAGTACAACCAGACTTCAGAGATCTGCTCGAGTTATTGAACGCGCACAAGGTTGAATACCTCATCGTGGGTGGATACGCGCTGGCCTTTCATGGTGCACCACGTTTCACAGGTGATATCGACGTATTTGTGCGTCCTGCACCGGAGAACGCGGAGCGCATTTTAAGCGCCCTCGTTGCTTTCGGTTTTCAATCCTCCGATCTCGACACTGAGGATTTTCAGAAGCCTGAGAAGGTGGTGCAACTAGGCGTTCCACCGGTTCGGGTGGACCTCATCACGTCTATATCCGGGGTCACATGGGAGGAAGTGCAGGCTCACAAGGAGCTTGGCGTATTCGGTGACGTTCCCGTGGCCTACATCGGCAGATCAGAGTTCGTGGCAAACAAACGCGCCTCCGGCCGGCAGAAAGACTTGGCTGATCTCGAAGCCCTGGGCGAGGCCTAA
- a CDS encoding O-acetyl-ADP-ribose deacetylase encodes MKTRIKVLCADITTLEVDAVVNAANTRLLGGGGVDGAIHRAAGPELLEECRRLGGCPTGEAKITGGYHLPANHVIHTVGPVWKGGRSGEADLLECCYRRSLEVAAERGLTSVAFPSISTGAYRFPVEKAAGIAVRTIGDFLSDHPRMEVILCCFSESDRDVYRNALERWEKQEASASERE; translated from the coding sequence ATGAAAACGCGTATAAAGGTCCTGTGCGCCGATATCACCACGCTGGAGGTCGACGCGGTGGTCAATGCCGCCAACACCCGCCTCCTGGGCGGAGGCGGGGTGGACGGTGCGATCCACCGGGCCGCGGGCCCCGAACTTCTGGAGGAGTGCCGGAGACTCGGCGGCTGCCCCACCGGCGAGGCGAAGATCACCGGCGGGTACCATCTGCCCGCGAACCACGTGATCCATACGGTCGGGCCGGTATGGAAAGGCGGGCGTTCTGGTGAAGCGGACCTGCTCGAATGCTGTTACCGCCGCTCGCTGGAAGTGGCGGCCGAACGCGGCCTTACTTCCGTCGCCTTCCCATCAATCAGTACCGGCGCCTACCGTTTTCCCGTCGAAAAAGCCGCGGGGATCGCGGTGCGGACGATCGGGGATTTCCTGTCGGATCATCCCCGCATGGAAGTCATTCTCTGCTGCTTCAGCGAATCCGACCGAGACGTGTACCGGAACGCCCTGGAGCGGTGGGAGAAGCAGGAAGCGTCAGCGTCAGAAAGAGAGTAA
- the rpsD gene encoding 30S ribosomal protein S4, with protein sequence MNKPKIKVSRRLGVALTPKAHKYMERRPHPPGMHGTARRRPKLSDYGRQLLEKQRLRHQYNLREQQLANYFEKAVRRPGNSGEILMQLLESRLDAAVVRGGFARTIFQARQLVNHGHFRVNDRKVDIPSYHLREGDVVTPREKSREVDAIRGALDSTQSPEYLRVDPKNMSITFERVPTREEIPVICEVPLVIEFYSR encoded by the coding sequence ATGAACAAGCCGAAGATCAAGGTCTCGCGGAGGCTCGGCGTGGCGCTCACGCCGAAGGCGCACAAGTACATGGAAAGGCGGCCGCACCCCCCCGGTATGCACGGAACGGCGCGGCGCAGGCCGAAGCTCTCGGATTACGGACGGCAGCTGCTCGAGAAACAGCGGCTTCGTCACCAGTACAACCTCCGCGAACAGCAGCTCGCCAATTACTTCGAAAAGGCCGTGCGCCGGCCGGGCAACTCGGGCGAAATCCTGATGCAGCTTCTGGAGTCGCGGCTCGATGCGGCCGTGGTTCGGGGAGGGTTCGCGCGGACCATCTTTCAGGCGCGCCAGCTCGTCAATCACGGCCACTTTCGGGTCAACGACCGTAAGGTCGATATCCCGTCCTACCATCTGCGTGAAGGCGATGTCGTCACGCCGCGCGAGAAGAGCCGCGAAGTGGATGCCATTCGCGGGGCGCTCGATTCAACCCAGTCCCCCGAGTATCTGCGCGTGGATCCGAAAAACATGAGCATCACGTTCGAGCGCGTGCCGACGCGGGAAGAGATCCCGGTGATCTGCGAAGTGCCGCTCGTGATCGAATTCTACTCGCGCTGA
- a CDS encoding hydrolase, whose translation MLHENRTLTVIVDVQEKLFDAMAGRDELLRGLRILAQGSRALRVPLLYTEQLPDKLGPTVEPLRELLPEPATASKSAFSCWREPAFARAVRAADRPEILLAGIETHVCILQTARDLLDRGFAVHVVADAVSSRRTRDRDLALQAMRDEGARITCTEAALLEMLGDAQRPEFKEILALIR comes from the coding sequence ATGCTGCATGAAAACCGGACGCTGACCGTTATTGTGGACGTTCAGGAAAAACTCTTTGACGCCATGGCCGGGCGCGATGAGCTGCTGCGCGGGCTCCGCATCCTGGCGCAGGGTTCGCGGGCGCTCAGGGTCCCCCTGCTCTACACCGAACAGCTGCCCGACAAGCTCGGCCCCACGGTGGAGCCGCTGCGGGAGCTGCTGCCGGAACCGGCGACGGCCTCCAAAAGCGCCTTCAGCTGCTGGCGCGAACCGGCCTTCGCCCGGGCCGTCCGCGCCGCCGACCGGCCCGAGATTCTGCTCGCCGGCATCGAGACGCACGTCTGCATCCTGCAGACCGCGCGCGACCTGCTCGACCGGGGATTCGCGGTGCACGTGGTCGCCGACGCCGTCTCCTCGCGCAGGACGCGCGACCGCGACCTCGCCCTGCAGGCGATGCGCGACGAGGGCGCCCGGATCACCTGCACGGAGGCGGCACTGCTTGAAATGCTGGGGGACGCGCAGCGGCCGGAGTTCAAAGAAATTCTTGCCCTGATTCGTTAG
- a CDS encoding 6-phosphofructokinase gives MAAKKEQITGNMLIAQSGGPTAVINQSLVGAVLEAKNQDCIQRIYGARHGIQGILNEDFIDMKREPKKVLEQVAQTPSSALGSVRRKPTAEDCAKIFDVLQRYDVRYFFYIGGNDSAETAHIINEEARKAKYDLHCFHICKTIDNDLRQNDHTPGFGSAAKFVAQAFMGDNLDNRALPGVKINVVMGRHAGFLTAASALARQDEDDGPHLIYLPERPFRMTQFVRDVKATVKQYGRCVVAVSEGIADGNGTPIVQKNLKTGEKDSHGNVQLSGTGALGDILAAEIKDKTPIKRVRADTFGYLQRSFAGCVSEVDAAEARRVGEEAVRCAATGGKSGSIAIKRKNSKRYAVEYRRVPLKSVAKETRHMPDSFINKDGNDVTKRFIDYARPLLGEIPLMGRLKQVVVKKKD, from the coding sequence ATGGCCGCGAAAAAAGAACAGATTACCGGGAACATGCTGATCGCGCAGAGCGGCGGTCCGACCGCCGTCATCAACCAGAGCCTGGTCGGGGCGGTGCTGGAAGCGAAAAACCAGGACTGCATCCAGCGCATCTACGGTGCGCGCCACGGCATCCAGGGCATCCTGAATGAAGATTTCATCGACATGAAACGTGAGCCGAAAAAGGTGCTCGAACAGGTCGCGCAGACGCCCTCGTCCGCACTCGGTTCCGTGCGCCGCAAGCCGACGGCGGAAGACTGCGCGAAGATCTTCGACGTCCTCCAGCGTTATGACGTGCGCTACTTCTTCTACATCGGCGGCAACGACTCCGCCGAAACCGCGCATATCATCAACGAGGAAGCGCGCAAGGCGAAATACGACCTGCACTGCTTCCACATCTGCAAGACGATCGACAACGATCTGCGCCAGAACGATCACACCCCCGGTTTCGGCAGCGCCGCTAAATTTGTGGCGCAGGCGTTCATGGGCGACAACCTCGACAACCGCGCCCTCCCCGGCGTCAAGATCAACGTCGTCATGGGCCGTCACGCCGGATTCCTCACCGCCGCCTCCGCGCTGGCGCGGCAGGACGAGGACGACGGTCCCCACCTGATCTACCTGCCCGAGCGCCCGTTCCGGATGACGCAGTTCGTCCGGGACGTGAAGGCGACGGTCAAGCAGTACGGCCGCTGCGTGGTCGCGGTCTCGGAGGGGATCGCCGACGGCAATGGAACGCCGATCGTGCAGAAAAATCTCAAGACCGGCGAAAAGGACTCGCACGGCAATGTACAGCTCAGCGGCACCGGCGCACTGGGCGACATTCTGGCCGCGGAGATCAAGGACAAGACCCCCATCAAGCGCGTCCGCGCCGACACGTTCGGCTACCTGCAGCGCTCGTTCGCCGGCTGCGTGTCGGAAGTCGACGCCGCCGAAGCCCGGCGCGTCGGCGAAGAGGCCGTCCGGTGCGCCGCCACCGGCGGGAAGAGCGGCAGCATCGCCATCAAGCGCAAAAACAGCAAGCGCTACGCCGTCGAGTACAGGCGCGTTCCGCTCAAAAGTGTGGCGAAAGAGACCCGGCACATGCCTGACTCGTTCATCAACAAAGACGGCAACGACGTGACGAAGCGTTTCATCGACTACGCCCGCCCGCTACTCGGTGAAATTCCTTTGATGGGCCGGCTCAAGCAGGTCGTGGTGAAAAAGAAGGACTGA
- a CDS encoding ABC transporter ATP-binding protein, giving the protein MAQVRLDKVWKVFPGEVEAVKDVELDIRDREFMVLVGPSGCGKSTTLRMVAGLEEITRGDVYIGDRHVNDVPPKNRDIAMVFQNYALYPHMSVYKNMAFGLKLRKYPGEEIDRRVHEAAEILGLTGYLERKPKALSGGQRQRVAVGRAIVRKPAAFLFDEPLSNLDAKLRVQMRTEISKLHTRLNSTMIYVTHDQVEAMTLGDRICVLKDGLIQQVAEPMEIYRNPANKFVAGFIGSPPMNFFDGELEQTPEGLMFNGYDFKLALSSRQAAELQSHAGREVTFGIRPEDIKDAVYASGESEAQQITARVEVVEPMGSETILYLSTERHSFVARVEGTENPGVNQDIKLSLMIDRAHIFDRESEQALI; this is encoded by the coding sequence ATGGCGCAGGTTAGGCTGGACAAGGTCTGGAAGGTTTTTCCGGGAGAGGTGGAGGCGGTCAAAGATGTCGAACTGGACATCCGCGACCGGGAATTCATGGTTCTGGTCGGCCCCTCGGGGTGCGGAAAATCGACCACGTTGCGCATGGTGGCGGGATTGGAGGAAATCACGCGCGGGGACGTGTATATCGGCGACCGGCACGTGAACGACGTGCCGCCGAAAAACCGCGACATCGCCATGGTGTTCCAGAATTATGCGCTTTACCCCCACATGTCTGTGTACAAGAACATGGCCTTCGGGCTGAAGCTGCGGAAGTATCCCGGTGAGGAGATCGACCGCCGCGTGCACGAGGCGGCGGAGATCCTCGGTCTGACCGGATATCTGGAACGGAAACCTAAGGCCCTCTCCGGCGGACAGCGTCAGCGTGTGGCTGTGGGGCGCGCGATCGTTCGCAAACCCGCCGCATTCCTCTTCGATGAACCGCTCTCGAATCTCGACGCGAAGCTGCGTGTTCAGATGCGCACCGAGATCAGCAAGCTGCACACGCGGCTGAACTCGACGATGATCTACGTGACCCATGACCAGGTGGAGGCGATGACGCTCGGCGACCGGATCTGCGTATTGAAAGACGGCCTGATCCAGCAGGTCGCGGAACCGATGGAAATCTACCGTAACCCCGCCAATAAATTCGTCGCCGGATTTATAGGCAGTCCGCCGATGAACTTTTTCGACGGCGAGCTGGAACAGACCCCGGAAGGCCTGATGTTCAACGGCTACGATTTCAAACTCGCGCTCTCATCCCGCCAGGCAGCGGAACTGCAGTCGCATGCGGGTCGGGAGGTGACGTTCGGAATTCGCCCCGAAGACATCAAGGATGCCGTATACGCCTCGGGTGAAAGCGAGGCGCAGCAGATCACGGCGCGTGTGGAAGTCGTGGAACCGATGGGATCTGAGACCATCCTCTACCTCTCCACGGAACGCCATTCGTTTGTTGCGCGCGTGGAGGGAACCGAGAACCCCGGGGTGAATCAGGATATAAAATTGTCCCTGATGATCGACCGCGCCCACATCTTCGACCGCGAGAGCGAGCAGGCGCTGATCTGA